From a region of the Calliphora vicina chromosome 4, idCalVici1.1, whole genome shotgun sequence genome:
- the LOC135957361 gene encoding uncharacterized protein LOC135957361: MAMHHNTMFPGTATKFQTRPASPQFASFSPPSDYPHVQTQATVHLHHQQQQQLQQQQQQQQQQLLQQQQMQQHQLPQQQYPPHAMSMRHPGKSMNAGSSIKSRSASSSAHHMVNSNTMTGGMLAAMSSGGSLGHHRGDLIFPDEMESIEFCMPPPPAPSNGMGHGVSSEMLLVHGKNGLCTGEAFTERRRRGHSRRSNHKMDVEQQVKWSRKNIAATMERFEPTQHHSSSSTSSLEYGFAASVVTPSSTPSHHSQQQISPVPSQTYPGGTAAVAAAAPSSNSAGPTGAAPYNHVYSYAYYEPGAAKCHINIPPKDEASAIVPAPLISAAPPAKSPTRNSIRALLAKSFRSKSNSGQSTSSSPSGTDERHTYTTRYGTTENLYEEVNDQKIRKVLSDNRIATSNVKEELRRVQHNHFRVLDELNLSLEALIMPETPPDISPNEVEDDEGPSTSAAAAAAAATTSRASVSSGSHRGPRRGGLLGGAASSSSSTVSSSQQRTLSHASLENLSSTLNSIELKDHAHSSCINPEFDEGDLDSGFSGSGSSSGASYNESLRYYKTGPTPSHQHHNHHAQQHQLHQHAGQHHLIQPTTLPHNMRSCRSSTASGTSTSKSSMVSSEDQGIGMMTSLGSCGTAVTSPANGHLLASPFNYARRCSDTQRASGRSASDSSATGAKPKKNFWKLKP, from the exons ATGGCTATGCATCATAATACCATGTTTCCGGGTACGGcaacaaaatttcaaactaGACCAGCCTCGCCTCAATTTGCCAGTTTTTCGCCACCCTCCGATTATCCACATGTTCAGACCCAAGCCACGGTTCACTTgcatcatcaacaacaacagcagctgcagcaacagcagcagcaacaacaacagcaactccTTCAGCAGCAACAaatgcaacaacatcaactgcCTCAGCAACAATATCCTCCACATGCCATGTCTATGCGTCATCCTGGCAAGAGCATGAATGCTGGTAGCAGCATTAAATCTCGTTCAGCTTCTTCATCCGCCCATCATATGGTCAATTCGAATACTATGACGGGTGGCATGTTGGCCGCCATGTCGAGTGGTGGCAGTTTGGGTCATCATCGTGGCGATTTGATATTTCCCGACGAAATGGAGAGCATAGAATTCTGTATGCCTCCACCACCGGCTCCCTCGAATGGCATGGGACATGGTGTGAGCAGTGAAATGCTGCTGGTACATGGTAAAAATGGCCTGTGTACGGGTGAGGCCTTCACAGAAAGACGAAGGAGAGGCCACAGTAGGCGCAGCAATCATAAAATGGATGTAGAACAACAG GTTAAGTGGTCTCGTAAAAACATTGCTGCCACCATGGAACGTTTCGAGCCCACGCAACATCATTCCTCTTCATCGACCTCATCGCTGGAGTATGGTTTCGCTGCTAGTGTTGTCACACCTTCGTCGACACCATCACACCATTCGCAACAGCAAATTTCACCTGTACCCTCACAAACGTATCCAGGTGGAACTGCGGCTGTGGCTGCAGCAGCACCATCGAGCAACTCTGCTGGTCCTACGGGCGCCGCACCCTACAACCATGTATACTCGTATGCTTACTATGAACCAGGCGCTGCAAAATGTCACATAAATATACCGCCAAAGGACGAAGCTTCAGCCATTGTACCAGCCCCTTTGATTAGTGCGGCGCCACCCGCCAAAAGTCCAACCCGCAATTCCATTAGAGCACTATTAGCTAAAAGTTTTCGTTCAAAATCGAATAGCGGCCAATCGACCTCTTCCTCGCCCAGTGGCACTGATGAGAGACACACCTACACCACACGTTATGGCACCACTGAAAATCTATATGAGGAGGTCAACGACCAGAAGATACGCAAAGTTTTGTCCGATAATCGCATAGCGACATCAAATGTCAAGGAGGAGCTGAGAAGAGTTCAGCACAATCACTTTAGAGTATTGGATGAATTGAATTTGTCTTTGGAAGCTTTGATTATGCCTGAAACTCCACCCGATATTAGTCCCAATGAGGTGGAAGATGATGAAGGTCCATCCACTAGTGCTGCAGCGGCGGCGGCAGCAGCTACAACTTCTAGGGCCTCTGTGTCTTCGGGTTCCCATAGGGGACCCCGTCGGGGAGGTTTGTTGGGAGGTGCCGCTTCCTCTTCTTCATCCACAGTGTCTTCTTCACAGCAGCGTACCTTATCTCACGCCAGCCTAGAAAATCTTTCTTCAACTCTCAACTCTATCGAACTGAAGGACCACGCCCACAGTTCTTGTATAAATCCCGAGTTCGATGAGGGTGACCTCGATAGTGGCTTCAGCGGTAGTGGCAGCAGTAGTGGTGCCAGTTACAATGAAAGTCTGCGCTATTACAAAACCGGCCCTACGCCCAGTCATCAGCATCACAACCACCACGCCCAACAGCATCAACTGCACCAGCATGCCGGTCAGCATCATCTGATACAGCCCACCACTTTACCCCACAATATGCGTAGTTGTCGATCATCAACTGCATCCGGTACATCAACTTCCAAAAGTAGTATGGTTTCATCCGAGGATCAGGGCATTGGCATGATGACCTCATTGGGTAGCTGTGGAACAGCTGTTACCTCACCAGCCAATGGCCATTTACTAGCGTCGCCCTTTAACTATGCACGCCGCTGCTCGGACACGCAGCGTGCGTCTGGTCGCTCAGCCTCTGATTCCTCAGCGACGGGTGCTaaaccgaaaaaaaacttttggaaaTTAAAACCGTGA